The Xylocopa sonorina isolate GNS202 chromosome 11, iyXylSono1_principal, whole genome shotgun sequence genome includes the window TATACGACATCTCGCCGATTTTCCTGCACTATGGTAAAACACTTTCCATTATTAAACCACATTCAAAGTCAAAGAAACTTATCAAAAAAATGACATACATACCTGCTCAGCCACTATCTCACCAATATaacaaaatatgaaaatattaaacgtaAGCGATATAAGTAAAATAACGTAAGTCACTGCACTCGTGATATCGTTCGATTTCGATTCCTGCAACCAATCAACATCAACTAATCACCAGTACAATTCGCACGCGTTTCGATCCAATTTATAAACCATCCTACCATAATAACATAATACCCAACCAGACAAATATCCAACGTGCACCCTAAAAATTCAGCAAAAGAAATCTGCTGCAACATTTTCTTCGTGAGCGTCAAGAATCTGTAAATAAAACAACGAGAAACTATTTCTAAAGACCATTCCTATATATCATTCATCCATCATCGACAGATCCATTTACACACTTCAAGATTCGAACGTGTTGTCGCACGATATCAGCGATTCTTCCATCCACGGTACCACTCATATCCGATCGACCATCGATCAAATGATCCAGCCAGTTCATCAACACCTGCATCTGTCCACAGGCGTGAACCGCGAGGACAGCCGCCAAACTGCAAGCAGCTGTCGTGATACCATGCATCAAAGCGCCAGCGACCATTTGGACGAAGAACACGATCTCATTAGTGGGACTGTATCGAGTGTCGACGATGTATCTCGAAAATGGGAACACCAGAGGAATGAAGGTGAGATTGTCCTCCTCTGCCACTATTCTGCCCACGCTAATTGGCACGGCGATGTAATAAAAGACGAAGCCGCTGTACATGAAGAACGTGCAGAGGATAACCAGTTTTCGTCCAAAATTCGCGTTTAATATCATGATATCTCTGTCGTCTACGTAATTTGTGTTTTTCCAATCTCGTTCAATGCGTCTCACGCATTCGCGAATATCGTTCTCGTGTACGATCAGGGAATAGTATTTGGCGAATGCCATCGCGCAGAATATTAGAGGACCAAAGAGTTTTAATTTGTCGTAGAGATCTTCGACCTCGAGGAACGCGTATACACTGCAGGGGACGAAGAGGAAGCTGATTAAGCTGTAACAGGCGATTTTTATCAGCCAACGAAGGTGTTTTCGTAATTGGGACGTGGTACGCGAGTTTGGCCAGAGACCCATTGGTTTTAATAGCCAACGACTCCATTGGATACTCAGATGGACGTGATGCTTGTAGGTCTCGTCGATATTGGGGGATTTCTGGACGTTTATTTGTGACTTTTGCATCTTCGATGCTCGACAGCTCGGTTCAGACTGAATGCTCGCGATTTGATGTGGGTTTGGATGGGTGAATAATGTCGCGCTTGCGCTCGATTTGCAACTTTCCATCGGGAGGGTGAACGAGAGCGACTTTCTCCGCTTAGTTTCACCCTTCCGACAAGTTTGGTCTCTCGCGTCATGCATTATGAGTGCACGAAGTGGAATAATGACGGCTGGGTGAATCGATTTTCAAAGTTCGCGCACGGAGACGCTCGTGGGTTTGTTTTTTCTAATTTGTGGACGATTGATTTTTAGACACGCTGAAATTTATATTTCTCCCTTCGATCTAAACGAAAATTGTTACTCTCGAGGAAGGGTGAAGTACAAGAAATGTCTTCGTGAATCTATGTTTCGTTTAATTCCCAATATAAGAGACGAGTTTGTCATCGACAGTATGTGGCAAATGATTACGTTGTGAGTTGTCGTAGCATGTTTAAGTAAGCGACTGACGTTTTGATGACCTATAGTGTTCCATGAAAATTTACAATAGAAATTGGTATTTGTACAGCGTGGATAATCGTTGAAGACGGATGCGTGGAACTTACGACACCAAAGCTGCTGATGGAGAGCTCGATGATGTTGCCAGCGGTGATCCTGGTGGTCGAGCGGGACATTGAAATCACCAGAGGTATGGCGAGGCTCTTCTTTCCAGGCATTCGATGCCAATCGATCATGTAAGACTTTTCACCAACTTTCACTGTCTATTTAAATATTCATTTACACTTTTATCTatcatattaattaattaatgggTAGCATGTTTCATACTAAAAAATTGcgatattaaaattgagagaatCATAAATACTTGTTCTGCTAAGAGTTCTCCAATGTAGCAGAAGATAAAAATGTTGAAAGTGACAGACGTAAGTAGTAGTATATACGTCAGACCTCTGACAGGGTCTTTGGGGTCCCATTCCTAGAAAAAATAACGAATCGACGCTTGAATTCACTATTTCTATCGAATCATCAATAAAATCATACCGTTAACGCGTAATATCCTAGACAGCACATATTCAAAGTGCACCCCACAATCTCTACCAACGAAATCTCCTGCAGAAGTTCATCCGTGTGACCTATAAAACTGAAACGTCACAAAGGACACTATATACATTAGAAAAATGGCATCAAACACATGTTATAATCTCATTTAACACTTTTAATCGAAAGAACATCTTCAATTTACTTGATTATCCGAACGTGCTGTTCCACAACGTTAGCCAGCCTCTGATCCAAGCTCTCCCCATCGTTCTCCCTTCCGTCCACCAATTTCTCCAGCCAGGACATCAAAACCTGCAATTGTCCGCACGCGTGCATCGCCAGAAGCGCAGCTAAACCGCAACTGGCAACCGTGATATTATGCGCGACGAACCCTGACAGCAATTGGATCGTGTAAAGAATTTCATTGACAGGACTGAGACGAGCGTCCAGAAGGATACGTGGAAAAGGGTAGACCAGTCTTCTGTAGGTCAGATTCCCACCCTCTTCAACGATCTTCCCGTGAGTGAACGGCAACGCGACGTAATAGAAAACCACCCCTCCGTACATGAACGCAGCGCAAATCACAACGAGTCTGCGACAGAAGCTCGCGTTCTCCAGCATGATCTCGCGATCCTCGTTGTGCTCCACGTGCCTCCAATCGTCCTCGATGCACTCCACGCATCTGCGAATGTCGTCCTCGCGGATAATCAGGACACAGTACTTGATCATCGCCATCATGAAGAAGCTGAGGGCGCTGCCCAGCTTCAGTTGGCTGTAGAAGTCCTTGTTCTCGAGGATGATGAACATCGCGCCAGGTATCAGTATGAACGCGAGCAGACTGTAGCTGAGAACGTTCAGACAGACGTGTTCGATGGTTTTTAAGTAAGAATGACTCGTGGATTTAGGCCAAGTGCCGATCAATCTCAACGTCCACACGTTCAATCGAATGTTGAAGTTTCGATCGGTTTTGTAATTCGTGTTCAGGGGTTTCTCGTGATTGCCAAGGGTTTTCGTGGTCATCGTCGAGTGTCGAGAGTTTAGGAGTCACTGACGATCGTTCCTGGGTGACTGGTTTGAAAAGTCCCGTAGAATCGCGCGCTTGCGCTGGGTAAATCGAACACGGGGACAGGACAGTGATGTTCTATTCATCGCTTTGATTCAGTGGAACTTTACTACTAGGGAAATTTCCTCTTTGTTGTTGATATAATTTTTGTTGAGACTGCTTCGTGCACGTTGATCGTAATTACTGGTTTCCATATGGATTTTTCGAAGGGGGACGAACGTATAATTATTAAACTAGTCGCGTACGCAACTGGGGGGAAGTAGACGTAGTTCGATCATTGAAAAATGTTTTGCGAATATTTGAATCTCTGGTAGGGTTGCATATGTTTTCTCATCGCTTGTGATAGATAGAAAGATTAAATATTAAGATAGAATATAAAGGTATATTCTTGGTTACCATGAAAACTGAATGTTATTGCAAGTCCAGACAATCTTTTCGTTGGCAAACACAGTTTACATGATAGTAGGGAATATAATACTGTAAATAGTCGAACATAACAAATGCGACATTATGGCTTGACGACTATTTACGTTTATATTCTCGAACCACGTTCGTGGAATTCGCGTTTGATAACGAATCAGAGCTCTCAAGGAGAAGCTCGACAGAGGTGGATCGTTGGTGTTCGTAGTGCGTGTTTCAGTGGAATAAAATAGAACTTTATTTAAATGCAACTCCCTATGTGATTATTAGTGAGAAATAACATGTTACGCTTCGTAGTGGTTTTCTAAACGACTTTACGCAGCAAGTTCAAATATGCCACGGACATTTTCATTACCTAAAGAGAGAAAGCAATTCTCACGTGTGTGGAATAGGTAAATTTGACAAAGTATTCGTATCTTCGTACTCACGTCGGTGAAAGCGGCTAAGGACACGTCAAATACATTGCCAGCGGTGAGCGTCATCGAATGATTGGACATGGCTATTATCAGTATCGTGTAGCGAGCCTGCCACGGTGGTAGACGGTGCCAATTCATCCTGTACGACGCCTCCGCCAGGATATCGTTCTACTAACCGAAGCATTTGTAACAACAGCCGGATCAAGGGACGAGGGGTAAGAAAGAAAAGTGGCGTACTTCGTTGATAAGAAGCTGGCCAATGTAACACAGTATAAAAACAGAGAAAACGAACGACACTTGAAACGTGACGTAAGTCACGACAGATACGATATTATTATTTTCCCATTCCTAAAATATATTGCTCCTGAATTTCTGAAACGATTTAGGGTACATAATTCACATTAAAAACGACCCTACCATTAGGATACTGTAATCCACGACACATATCAGACACGAACCCAACACCACTTCGCACAAACAAATGTATTTCGTAATTGTCTTAACTCTTTTTAAAAATCTACAATAAATCATAAATGATAAAACACGTGAGACATACAAATCTGTtgacaatatatattatacgtataacataacagcgtttgctgaacaaactgcaatatatatatatatatatatatatatatatatatatatatatatatatatatatatatatatattctcgcATTCTGTTACAGATATTTCTCAAACAAATATTCCACTCACCCGTTTATCTTCGTCTGATAGTCAACGATATCTTTGATCATCCGTTGCACAGACGCCTCAGTCAAATCGGTGGTGTCCGCGAACCGCTTCATCTTGTTCACCAGGATCGTCAGCATGCCGCAGACGTGGAGAACCAAGAAGGCGACAATGCCACAGGAGCCAGAGATAACCGCGTAAGTGACGAAGCCAGATACAATTTGGAGGGTGAACAGTATCTCGTAGTTTGGGGTGCGTTGCTCGTCCAGAATGAAGAAGTAACTGGGACAAGCTATTGGTCTTATGGTCACGTTCTCAGGAGTGACGATCGTCCCCTTCAAAAGCGGAAGAATCGCGCGATAACAAATACCAGCACCGTACGAGGTAACCGCAGCCATTACGACCACCCTTTTTCCTATTTTCGCTTTCGACAGGAAAATCAATCGATTCTCCTCAGTCGCGTCCATCCAGTCCTGTCTGACCGCGTCCAGCGCGGTCTGAATCTCTTTCCCTTGGGACAGGAGAACCATATACTTGGAGGTTTGCAGGCTGCAGTTTACGATTGGCCCCATAAGCTTCAGTTTCATCTTGCCGTTTTTCTCCTTCAAGAACGTGTAGAAGAGGCTTGGTACGATTATTAGGAAGAGCAGAAAGTTGGCGATCACGTGTTTCATTCTATGCGCGATTCTCGTGGCCAAAGAAGAGTTGCGTGGGATGGGCCATGCTCCGACTAGTCCTAGAATTGTCCTTAAGAATCTCGTCGCGTGTCTCAAGTCCTCCTCTGTGTCTCTTAACCGTGGCATTTTTGCGTCGAGCTTGAGGGTTGAAACATGACTGACAATGGGTGGATAATAAAACAGAGTGGGTTTCAGGGTGCAGCGTTGCGCTTGCGTGTTTGAAATATTAAATGTTCGAGACTGTAGGTAACGTCAAAATGTGGTTATTGACATGACTCTATTCGAGGGAGGGTTGAAGAAATAGGAAAATGCAAATTGCTTGAAATTATCCCTTTCAACTTTATTATGCGCAGCGCATTTTCCGATAGAGGAGGGTTTCTCTCGTGGAAATAACTTGGAGATTTCGTGCACGATTTGTTGTTTGATTTTTAGAGGAATAATCGTTTTATCGTGACGATTGAAAGTGTAATTCAAAGATTGAGAGAGTAGCATGCGAGTATGTTTAATTTTGTACGTTGTCAGTGAGGGCTTGGGGGACATCGAAACGTTTAGAGCTGCTGCGATGCAGTTACACAGCTTTGTGCCATTTTTAATAAAAGTTTGTCCCCGTCTGCAAAGTTTGCGTCCCTTGAAAGCAGCAGTTGTCGCAGCGGAAGGTGAAAGGGTTCTGCATGCGAGGGGAACGACGCTTAAGTAACTTTACGAACTGTTTCACTTGAACAGGAGGGACAATATGTACCTTTTAAATGCTGTAAATCAGTTTCTTGCAGGTTTATGCATTAGCTATATTTATTCTTTCGTATACGCTACAAAAATATCGGTAAGAAAAAGAATAATTCAAGTGATACTGTTAAAATCATCATTCTTTCATCAACGATCAAATATGGTTCTATGAAAAGCAAGAATGTCGATGATATATTCGTGTATCTATGCCTTTTCTATCGTTCTATGTGAGATTTGCGATGGTAGTCGTAATGTTTACCGTCGATGCCATTTTAGAAACGCTTACGTCGTGAATTGTCGCAGCATGTTCAAATATGTTACGGAAGTCTTGATAACCTATGATATTTCACGAGGACTGATAATAAAAATTTGCATTTTGCAGCACGGACAACTATGAAGAATTCTGCGACACTTACGTTGCCAAAGCTGCTGATGGAGAGTTCGATGATGTTGCCAGCAGTGATCTTTGTGGTCGAACGAGACATTGAAATCACGAGTGGTATGGCGAGGCTTTTCTTCCCAGGCATTCGATACCAATCGATCATGTAAGACTTTTCACCAACTTTCACTGTCTATTTAAATATTCGATCTCACTCTCGtttcatataaaacatttttaatattaattttacaaAAATTATAAATACCTGTTCCGTTAAGAGTTCGCCAATATAACAGAAGATAAAAATGTTGAAAGTGACAGACGCAAGCAATATTATGTACGTTATACCACTAACAGGTTGTTTAGGGTCCCATTCCTATGAAAAAAATTGTCAATTGCTCTGTCAATCGTTTAGATAGTAATTTTCAGGCACTTGACGATAATACCATACCATCATCGAATAGTATCCAAGGAAACATATGTTCAAAGTGCATCCCACGACTTCCACCAATGATATCTCGTGCAGAAGATCCTCTGTGTAAGCAATGAAACTGAAACGTcacaacaaacgctatttacattAGAAAAAAAATCGTGGAAACCCGAATACTAGATTTTCGTTCGGATTTATCATGTTTCGAACAGAAGAGCATCTCCGTTTTACTTGATTATCCGAACGTGATGCTCCACAACGTTAGCCAGCCTCTGATCCAAGCTCTCCCCGTCGTTCTCCCTTCCGTCCACCAATTTCTCCAACCAGGACATCAAAACCTGCAATTGTCCGCACGCGTGCATCGCCAGAAGCGCAGCCAAACCGCAACTGGCAACCGTGATATTATGCGCGACGAACCCTGACagcaattgaatcgtataaaaTATCTCATTGATAGGACTGCGACGAGCGTCCAGAAGGATACGTGGAAAAGGGTAGACCAGTCTTCTGTAGGTCAGGTTCCCACCCTCTTCCACGATCTTCCCTCGCGTGAGCGGCAAAGCGATGTAATAGAAAGCCACCCCTCCGTACATGAACGCGCCGCATATGACAATCAGTCGACGACAGAAGCTCGCGTTCTTCAGCATGATCCTACGATCCTCGTTGTGCTTTACGTGCCTCCAATCGCTCTCGATGTACTCCACGCATCTGCGTATGTCATCCTCGCGAATAATCAGAACGCAGTACTTCATCACCGCCATCATGAAGAAGCTTAGTGCGCTGCCGATCTTCAGTTGATTGTAAAAGTCCTTCACTTCCAGGATGATGAACATGCCGCCAGGAATTAGGATGAACGCCAGCAAACCATGGCAGAGAACGTTTAGAGATATGTGCTCGAGAGTTTTTCGCCAGGAATTGTGGACAGACTTTGGCCAGGTCCCGATCACCCCTAACGTCCACAGGTTTAGACGGATGTTGAACTGTCGATCGGTCTCGTAATATCTGTTGCAGGATTTCTGCTCGACGATGAGGCTCTTCGCGTTCATCGTCCAACGTGAAGGGCGAAAGGGTCGCGGATGACTGGTCATCGATGACGGTGTCGAAAGCTCCCAGTGGACTACGCGCTTGCGCTGAGAAATCGAAAACGGGGACAGAAGGGTGTTTTTCTGTGTATCGCTTCGACGCGTTACAACTTTTCCCTTCCCGTTTCGCGGTAACGTAATTTGTGTCGCGACTGGCGAAGTTGTTGGTAATGACAAGCTTCGAAGTGGGTGGTTTTTGTTTAAAAGCGATGGAAGGGAATCAGGGAACCCTGGTCGAAGTTGTGATTATCGTGCAATCGTGCGCGCGTTCAGGGGTGAAGCGCATGGAACGCTGCTCGAACTCGCGGACACGGTTCATGGATATTTCAATTGCAGATAGGGTTGAAGTATGCTTTGCTTTGCAGTGTTACCATGAACTGCTCGATGCTTCGCGGAACACGCTCGAGTTAAACATAGTACGTGGATTAAATtgcgaaaattgaaaaattaaacagCTTGCGTTTGGTAAGACTAATTTTTACGAAGGGGTAGCAACTTGTAGCGAGGAACCAGGCTCGAAAATTGTGGGATGGATCAATGCGTAAGCAGTAAACGTTTACTCGTCGTCTGTGAAGTTTTCATCGATCGTGTGCAACATTGTTATAACATGTATTAAGCGAGCTTGAAAAGGGTTCCACTCGCGAGGGGGTTGAATTGCACGCGCACGTACGTTTTAGTAATAAAATACCACGAAACGTATTGACTAGTCTGAAAATATCTATTGGGAAGTAAATTGAATAATTAGAAGATACAGTAAAAAAGTGCTACAGTCTAAAACATATTTCTCTATCATTTCTAAGTACTATCTTTCACGTACTACAGTTAACTAACTGTGGAGCGAGTATAAACTTTAAATCACTGTCCGTAGTATATTTAAATACCCGACTGACGCCTTCACGATCTGAAACATATACTTTGCAGGCCGTACGTGGATTAATAAACGTAGAAAAAAACAATTTGTGGATACTTACATCGCTGAACGTGGACAGAGACACCTCGACCACCTTTGCTGCCGTGAGTTTAATCGGAGAATTCGACATGATGATCACTGGTACCAAACTACGTGCCTTTCTCGACGGAAGTCGATACCAGCTCAACGTGTTCGACGTGCGTTCAAGATTACCGCTCTGTTAACGAAGAAGGACCATTTAAAAACGAAGTCTGCGTTAATAACGTACACTTAAAACGTACTTCGTCGACCAGAAGCTGTCCAACGTAACAGATGGAGAAAGTGAAGCATACGCACGTTACCATCACCCACATGAAAACAATCGTGGCGGTAATATTCTGGTTCTTCCATTCCTGAAATACGATCGAGCAATCACGCGAGCCACAGAACGATCTAATCGCTATACTCCTTAATCTAGCCCGTACCAGGATGATACAATATCCGACAATACACATAAAGCTGGTGTCTTCGATGATTTCGACGAAACAAAGATACTGAGTGATCAGTTCAACGTTACTTATAAATCTGAAATGACGTGACGAACACCGTGCGCACAATGCATTTATACACCTTAAAACATGTAAGCAAACAACC containing:
- the LOC143429296 gene encoding odorant receptor 4-like is translated as MHDARDQTCRKGETKRRKSLSFTLPMESCKSSASATLFTHPNPHQIASIQSEPSCRASKMQKSQINVQKSPNIDETYKHHVHLSIQWSRWLLKPMGLWPNSRTTSQLRKHLRWLIKIACYSLISFLFVPCSVYAFLEVEDLYDKLKLFGPLIFCAMAFAKYYSLIVHENDIRECVRRIERDWKNTNYVDDRDIMILNANFGRKLVILCTFFMYSGFVFYYIAVPISVGRIVAEEDNLTFIPLVFPFSRYIVDTRYSPTNEIVFFVQMVAGALMHGITTAACSLAAVLAVHACGQMQVLMNWLDHLIDGRSDMSGTVDGRIADIVRQHVRILKFLTLTKKMLQQISFAEFLGCTLDICLVGYYVIMESKSNDITSAVTYVILLISLTFNIFIFCYIGEIVAEQCRKIGEMSYMIEWYRLPGNKKLCCVLIIAMSNSSVKLTAGNMVELSISTFTDVVKTAVAFLNVLRTTT
- the LOC143429297 gene encoding odorant receptor 43a-like; the encoded protein is MTTKTLGNHEKPLNTNYKTDRNFNIRLNVWTLRLIGTWPKSTSHSYLKTIEHVCLNVLSYSLLAFILIPGAMFIILENKDFYSQLKLGSALSFFMMAMIKYCVLIIREDDIRRCVECIEDDWRHVEHNEDREIMLENASFCRRLVVICAAFMYGGVVFYYVALPFTHGKIVEEGGNLTYRRLVYPFPRILLDARLSPVNEILYTIQLLSGFVAHNITVASCGLAALLAMHACGQLQVLMSWLEKLVDGRENDGESLDQRLANVVEQHVRIINFIGHTDELLQEISLVEIVGCTLNMCCLGYYALTEWDPKDPVRGLTYILLLTSVTFNIFIFCYIGELLAEQTVKVGEKSYMIDWHRMPGKKSLAIPLVISMSRSTTRITAGNIIELSISSFGVVIKTSVAYLNMLRQLTT
- the LOC143429298 gene encoding odorant receptor 43a-like, producing the protein MASTKRHRYTNISSTFLLFIEPYLIVDERMMILTVSLELFFFLPIFLTLSPSAATTAAFKGRKLCRRGQTFIKNGTKLCNCIAAALNVSMSPKPSLTTYKIKHTRMLLSQSLNYTFNRHDKTIIPLKIKQQIVHEISKLFPREKPSSIGKCAAHNKSRTFNISNTQAQRCTLKPTLFYYPPIVSHVSTLKLDAKMPRLRDTEEDLRHATRFLRTILGLVGAWPIPRNSSLATRIAHRMKHVIANFLLFLIIVPSLFYTFLKEKNGKMKLKLMGPIVNCSLQTSKYMVLLSQGKEIQTALDAVRQDWMDATEENRLIFLSKAKIGKRVVVMAAVTSYGAGICYRAILPLLKGTIVTPENVTIRPIACPSYFFILDEQRTPNYEILFTLQIVSGFVTYAVISGSCGIVAFLVLHVCGMLTILVNKMKRFADTTDLTEASVQRMIKDIVDYQTKINGFLKRVKTITKYICLCEVVLGSCLICVVDYSILMEWENNNIVSVVTYVTFQVSFVFSVFILCYIGQLLINENDILAEASYRMNWHRLPPWQARYTILIIAMSNHSMTLTAGNVFDVSLAAFTDVMKMSVAYLNLLRKVV
- the LOC143428996 gene encoding odorant receptor 43a-like → MNAKSLIVEQKSCNRYYETDRQFNIRLNLWTLGVIGTWPKSVHNSWRKTLEHISLNVLCHGLLAFILIPGGMFIILEVKDFYNQLKIGSALSFFMMAVMKYCVLIIREDDIRRCVEYIESDWRHVKHNEDRRIMLKNASFCRRLIVICGAFMYGGVAFYYIALPLTRGKIVEEGGNLTYRRLVYPFPRILLDARRSPINEIFYTIQLLSGFVAHNITVASCGLAALLAMHACGQLQVLMSWLEKLVDGRENDGESLDQRLANVVEHHVRIINFIAYTEDLLHEISLVEVVGCTLNICFLGYYSMMEWDPKQPVSGITYIILLASVTFNIFIFCYIGELLTEQTVKVGEKSYMIDWYRMPGKKSLAIPLVISMSRSTTKITAGNIIELSISSFGNVIKTSVTYLNMLRQFTT